In Brevibacillus brevis, a genomic segment contains:
- a CDS encoding Na+/H+ antiporter NhaC family protein, with product MEYGILSLIPPLVAIIFALKTKQTLLSLFAGVWVGATILNAWNPVEGLVKVISDFVVPSVSDKGNASLLILVSLAGGFIYSLKVSGAAESFARIITKKINTKKKAQLMTWACAFLFSYTEPILILGTVMRPITDKVKVARVKLAYILHSMGGPLAAFSPISSYGPFIIGLIAPQLVALQLGDNPWSVYLDMFAFNLYGLFAMLTVSFVVITGFDIGGMYQAQKRADETGELIGENDVPMVSENEEDALPSGYRPSLWNFLVPMGLLFIGIFSVIFWTGEIGTNGFVGAFLHGDIVTAISIGFLAGAVGASSMAVATRLRTFQQAVDDWVKGVKQMMNVPLILVMVWSIGAVTSKMGVGGYITQLIDGFLPASIVPACIFVIGALISFATGSSWGVWAILMPIAIPMAHSMGVSLPLVIGAVISSGLFGNHCSPIADTTVMTATAAACDPIEHVRTQLPYALIIAATTVCGYLIGGMTGQAIPSLCGQAVLIVAIFWILNKKVRKRARAAKNIESVA from the coding sequence ATGGAGTATGGCATTCTCTCGCTCATCCCGCCGCTAGTAGCCATTATCTTCGCTTTAAAGACCAAGCAGACCTTATTGTCTTTATTCGCAGGGGTTTGGGTAGGGGCCACGATCCTCAATGCGTGGAATCCGGTCGAGGGGCTCGTCAAAGTCATTTCCGACTTCGTGGTCCCGTCTGTCAGCGACAAAGGAAACGCATCGTTGCTCATTCTCGTTTCCCTTGCCGGAGGATTCATCTATAGCCTGAAGGTTTCGGGGGCAGCCGAATCGTTTGCCAGAATCATTACGAAGAAGATCAACACGAAGAAAAAGGCACAGTTGATGACATGGGCATGCGCGTTCCTGTTTTCCTATACGGAGCCGATTCTGATTCTGGGCACAGTGATGCGGCCCATTACGGACAAGGTAAAGGTAGCGAGAGTAAAGCTGGCTTATATTCTTCACTCGATGGGCGGTCCGCTCGCTGCTTTTTCTCCCATCAGCAGCTACGGGCCCTTTATCATCGGACTGATCGCCCCGCAGCTGGTGGCTTTGCAGCTTGGCGACAATCCTTGGTCCGTGTACCTCGATATGTTCGCCTTCAACCTGTACGGACTGTTTGCCATGCTGACGGTTTCCTTCGTGGTGATCACCGGTTTTGATATCGGCGGCATGTATCAGGCGCAAAAAAGGGCCGACGAGACGGGAGAACTGATCGGGGAGAATGACGTCCCGATGGTCTCGGAAAATGAGGAAGATGCGCTGCCGTCCGGCTATCGTCCGAGCTTGTGGAACTTCCTTGTTCCGATGGGGCTTCTTTTCATCGGGATCTTCTCGGTGATTTTTTGGACAGGGGAAATTGGAACGAATGGTTTTGTAGGCGCTTTCTTGCATGGAGATATCGTCACTGCCATTTCCATCGGTTTTTTGGCAGGAGCGGTCGGCGCGTCATCCATGGCGGTTGCAACTCGCCTGCGCACCTTTCAGCAAGCGGTGGATGACTGGGTGAAGGGCGTCAAGCAGATGATGAACGTCCCTCTCATTTTGGTCATGGTCTGGTCGATCGGTGCGGTCACCAGCAAAATGGGCGTAGGGGGATACATCACCCAGCTGATCGATGGCTTCCTGCCCGCAAGCATTGTTCCAGCCTGCATTTTCGTGATCGGCGCCCTCATTTCGTTCGCGACCGGAAGCTCGTGGGGAGTATGGGCCATTCTCATGCCGATTGCCATTCCGATGGCGCACAGCATGGGGGTGTCGCTTCCCCTGGTCATTGGAGCGGTCATCAGCAGCGGCCTGTTTGGAAACCACTGCTCCCCGATCGCGGATACGACCGTCATGACCGCAACCGCCGCCGCCTGCGACCCCATCGAGCACGTCCGTACCCAATTGCCCTATGCGCTCATTATTGCAGCGACGACGGTTTGCGGATACCTGATCGGGGGAATGACGGGGCAAGCGATTCCGAGCTTGTGCGGACAGGCTGTTTTGATCGTAGCAATCTTCTGGATCTTGAACAAAAAAGTAAGGAAGAGGGCACGCGCAGCGAAAAACATAGAAAGCGTGGCGTAA
- a CDS encoding HAMP domain-containing methyl-accepting chemotaxis protein, translated as MNRLRIFPRIMLLLVLMLVTMTGIWFSGFYYLKETGQNMQMVHQNNLVPILEVGKVRTNLRTMETLFYQMTLEADTAKHNALIGQMMALISENNQLLSSFSDSVKEPGQRKRLEELMGMLKEYQAKRSELIQLVLHQEGGEAASRYQTLSPLLQEINNGFQELMAAKESEALANYQRTTADGANANRIMIAILAGAGVLSALLGIGIARSVSQPVQQVTEWITAFAEKTARGESDLTQRVRIQGSGEIGTLISSFNVFIEKVQEIVHATKESVDELLLSAEGLQQSATQSYAASTGVRASMKEVSALTEEQLCSTEEVGAVVVQVSTGVQEIADRTSAIAEASAVMTGGAQQGNSLLRAVVEQMERMDDRVKETAGTIRDLGEKSQEIVLALGVISDISKQTSLLALNAAIEAARASEHGRGFAVVADEVRKLAEQSQQSAARIERLIAEIKIGSQHAVTAMEGMVLEVESGLGSAHETGNAFERIMGLVAEVTAQLQEISAASLQVSAGAQETSASVQQLTSSAQTVSIHSKEVVVHAEEQLASSEKVSQMAEVIGTRAERLKSIVAGFDT; from the coding sequence ATGAATCGCCTGCGGATTTTTCCGCGAATCATGCTGTTGCTGGTCCTGATGCTGGTCACCATGACCGGGATCTGGTTCTCGGGCTTTTACTACCTGAAGGAAACCGGCCAAAACATGCAAATGGTTCACCAGAACAATCTGGTGCCGATTTTGGAGGTCGGGAAAGTTCGGACGAATTTGCGTACGATGGAGACCCTTTTCTATCAGATGACATTGGAGGCGGACACAGCCAAGCACAATGCTCTGATTGGACAAATGATGGCGCTGATCAGCGAAAACAACCAGCTGCTCTCCTCCTTTTCCGATTCCGTGAAGGAGCCGGGACAAAGGAAACGGCTGGAGGAACTGATGGGCATGCTGAAGGAATACCAGGCAAAGCGCTCGGAGCTGATCCAGCTGGTGCTGCATCAGGAGGGCGGGGAGGCGGCAAGCCGGTACCAGACGCTTTCCCCCTTGCTGCAGGAGATCAACAATGGCTTTCAGGAGCTGATGGCAGCCAAGGAAAGCGAAGCACTAGCAAACTATCAAAGGACCACAGCGGATGGAGCCAATGCCAACCGGATCATGATTGCAATCCTCGCGGGAGCAGGGGTGCTGTCCGCACTGCTTGGCATTGGAATTGCCCGCTCGGTGTCCCAGCCCGTGCAGCAGGTGACGGAGTGGATTACCGCATTTGCCGAGAAAACAGCCAGAGGCGAATCAGACTTGACGCAGCGGGTGCGGATCCAGGGATCGGGCGAGATCGGCACACTCATTTCTTCGTTCAATGTGTTTATCGAAAAAGTGCAGGAAATCGTCCATGCCACCAAGGAGAGCGTCGACGAACTGCTGCTCTCTGCGGAAGGCTTGCAGCAAAGCGCGACGCAATCGTACGCTGCGTCGACAGGCGTGAGAGCTTCCATGAAGGAAGTCTCTGCCCTGACGGAAGAGCAGCTGTGCAGTACCGAAGAGGTGGGGGCCGTTGTCGTGCAGGTGAGTACAGGTGTGCAGGAGATCGCGGACAGGACGTCTGCCATCGCGGAAGCGTCAGCGGTGATGACTGGAGGAGCGCAGCAGGGAAACAGCCTGCTGCGGGCAGTCGTGGAGCAAATGGAGCGGATGGATGACAGGGTGAAAGAGACTGCAGGAACGATCCGCGACCTGGGAGAGAAATCGCAAGAAATCGTCCTGGCCTTGGGCGTCATTTCGGATATTTCCAAGCAGACCTCGCTGCTTGCGCTCAATGCGGCGATTGAGGCGGCGCGGGCAAGCGAACACGGGCGGGGATTTGCCGTGGTCGCCGACGAAGTTCGCAAGCTCGCCGAACAATCGCAGCAGTCGGCTGCGCGGATCGAACGATTGATTGCAGAAATCAAGATCGGCTCGCAGCATGCCGTGACCGCGATGGAGGGCATGGTTCTGGAAGTGGAATCGGGCCTCGGGTCGGCTCATGAAACCGGAAACGCCTTTGAACGAATCATGGGCTTGGTGGCAGAGGTCACAGCGCAGCTGCAGGAAATATCCGCTGCCTCCTTGCAGGTCAGCGCCGGCGCACAGGAGACGTCGGCTTCCGTGCAGCAGTTGACCTCGTCTGCGCAGACGGTATCGATCCACAGCAAAGAGGTCGTGGTCCATGCGGAGGAGCAGCTCGCTAGCTCCGAAAAGGTCAGTCAGATGGCAGAAGTCATAGGAACGAGAGCAGAGCGTTTGAAATCGATTGTGGCGGGATTTGATACGTAG
- a CDS encoding ABC transporter permease: MEHVKEVSSEKKTAPSFDLGKMLRKYNLFFLLVVFIVIGSALSPKFLTIQNFLNLLQQSAVVGIISIGMTFVIIVAGIDLSVGSVLALAGMATALAIPYTGVFGAILLGLIAGAVMGYINGLVTTKLKVPAFIATMAMMVAARGLALLFTDGKPVYNLPESIRFFGKNLFDRIPVSGIIWIVLTILAVLVLRYTTFGRKLYAIGGNPQSAHLSGIQVNRYITYTYIISGVLSALAGIVLASWLTVGQPTAGKSIELDAIAAVVLGGTSLFGGIGGVGGTFVGVLLMSMITNIFNLLGLSSYFQSIFMGAIIVLALVLNRFVISKQTKDV, translated from the coding sequence ATGGAACACGTAAAGGAAGTGAGCAGCGAGAAGAAAACAGCGCCCTCGTTCGACCTTGGCAAAATGCTGCGCAAATACAATCTGTTTTTTCTGCTGGTGGTCTTTATCGTGATCGGCTCTGCGCTGTCACCCAAATTTTTGACCATCCAAAACTTCCTGAACCTGCTGCAGCAATCCGCTGTAGTCGGGATCATCAGCATAGGAATGACCTTTGTCATCATCGTGGCCGGGATTGACTTGTCCGTCGGCTCCGTTCTCGCCCTGGCGGGAATGGCTACGGCGCTCGCGATTCCGTATACGGGCGTATTTGGCGCCATTTTACTGGGGCTGATCGCCGGTGCTGTCATGGGCTATATCAACGGCCTGGTGACAACGAAGCTCAAAGTGCCCGCCTTTATCGCCACGATGGCCATGATGGTGGCTGCCCGCGGTCTGGCGCTGCTGTTCACGGATGGAAAGCCTGTGTACAACCTGCCTGAGTCCATCCGCTTTTTCGGCAAAAATCTCTTCGACCGCATCCCGGTCTCCGGAATCATCTGGATTGTTCTCACCATATTGGCTGTGCTCGTCCTGCGCTATACCACGTTTGGGCGCAAGCTCTACGCCATTGGCGGCAATCCGCAATCGGCGCATTTGTCCGGCATACAGGTGAACCGGTACATCACCTACACGTACATCATCAGCGGCGTGCTTTCCGCCTTGGCGGGGATCGTGCTCGCATCCTGGCTTACTGTAGGGCAGCCCACCGCCGGAAAAAGCATCGAGCTGGATGCCATTGCCGCTGTGGTACTCGGAGGAACGAGTCTGTTTGGCGGAATTGGCGGCGTAGGCGGAACATTCGTCGGAGTCCTGCTGATGAGCATGATCACCAACATCTTCAACCTGCTGGGACTGTCCTCGTACTTCCAATCCATCTTCATGGGCGCCATCATCGTCCTGGCACTGGTGCTGAACCGGTTTGTGATCTCCAAGCAAACCAAAGACGTGTAA
- a CDS encoding S-layer homology domain-containing protein — protein sequence MRKKLVMMLALLGLSFSNSNTYAADTVFPDVNPVTHSWAIEPLTFMNQKGVIRGDEHGRFNPDAPVTKAEFVVMVYKLFDQYRPNISNGSTNRIVDAPQNYWGHKYISEMVTSAWSGIYFTDKGVCFDPERKLTRIGMAKLLSNIYTPKEPTDQEIYDAVSKMKDIPVKVFTNPDEIESYQNDGRYGYLEGIDTTNTLYPLLFVKDSEGMHTNFDDYTFVTGSTLTSLQLDGLMTTYNGEFEAYDPLTRAEAVTILYRLYKHLENNGEIKAYSSK from the coding sequence ATGAGAAAAAAACTTGTCATGATGCTAGCGCTTCTCGGTCTATCTTTTTCTAATTCCAATACATATGCGGCAGATACCGTTTTCCCTGATGTAAATCCCGTCACGCATTCCTGGGCAATTGAACCCCTCACCTTCATGAACCAAAAGGGCGTGATCCGCGGCGATGAGCATGGCCGTTTTAATCCTGACGCTCCCGTCACGAAAGCCGAATTCGTCGTGATGGTTTACAAACTGTTCGATCAATATAGGCCCAATATCTCGAATGGCTCTACAAACCGCATCGTGGACGCTCCACAAAATTACTGGGGCCACAAGTACATCTCCGAAATGGTAACATCTGCGTGGTCGGGAATCTACTTCACAGACAAAGGGGTCTGTTTTGACCCGGAAAGAAAGCTAACCCGGATCGGCATGGCAAAATTGCTGAGCAACATCTACACCCCGAAGGAGCCAACCGACCAAGAAATTTACGATGCTGTGTCGAAAATGAAGGACATTCCCGTAAAAGTTTTTACAAATCCCGATGAAATAGAGTCTTACCAAAACGATGGCAGGTATGGGTATCTCGAGGGGATCGATACGACGAATACGCTCTATCCGTTGTTGTTCGTAAAGGACTCCGAAGGCATGCACACGAACTTCGATGATTATACTTTCGTCACGGGCAGCACGTTAACCAGTCTGCAATTGGATGGGCTTATGACAACGTATAACGGAGAGTTCGAAGCTTATGACCCGCTCACCCGCGCTGAAGCGGTCACCATTCTTTATCGCTTGTACAAGCACCTTGAGAACAACGGTGAAATCAAAGCATACTCATCCAAGTAA
- a CDS encoding substrate-binding domain-containing protein codes for MKKTNKWLMVSALFTSLVFAGCSSQPSASEGSGGSTAAGGDKKIVIGFSQVTSESPFYTALVDGAKAEAAKQGAELVVMDAQNDIEKQNADVQDLITKGIDVLILNPTNPTAVVPALTAAKQANIQVVTVDRPTEEKVAAFVGRDNKEMGRIAGKQAVALLGGEGKATGKVIELQGDAGGKVMMDRHDGFHEIVSKEPGVKIVEGPYSDYIRSKAVKAFQDLLQANPDVNLVYAHNDDMALGALQVLEQANMLDKVKIVGIDGLSEAVKAIIDGKYSATVFNDPIKLGSIVVDTALKVAKGEQVPEYVDGGTGLIDASNAKDVYNEKDVFAQMK; via the coding sequence ATGAAGAAAACAAACAAATGGCTTATGGTTTCCGCGCTTTTCACCAGCCTGGTCTTTGCCGGCTGCTCGTCGCAGCCATCCGCTTCCGAGGGCAGCGGCGGGAGCACAGCTGCCGGCGGCGACAAAAAAATCGTCATCGGCTTCTCGCAAGTGACTTCCGAGTCGCCCTTTTACACGGCGCTGGTCGACGGAGCGAAGGCAGAGGCAGCGAAACAAGGCGCAGAACTGGTCGTAATGGATGCGCAGAACGACATCGAGAAGCAAAACGCTGACGTACAGGATCTCATCACCAAAGGAATCGACGTGCTGATCTTGAATCCGACGAATCCGACGGCGGTAGTGCCTGCCCTGACGGCAGCGAAGCAAGCCAACATTCAGGTCGTGACCGTCGACCGTCCGACCGAAGAAAAAGTAGCGGCTTTTGTCGGGCGCGACAACAAGGAAATGGGCCGGATCGCCGGGAAGCAGGCGGTTGCGCTTCTGGGCGGCGAAGGAAAGGCTACCGGCAAAGTAATCGAGCTGCAAGGCGACGCCGGCGGCAAGGTCATGATGGATCGCCACGACGGCTTTCACGAGATCGTAAGCAAGGAGCCAGGAGTCAAAATCGTGGAAGGGCCGTATTCGGACTACATTCGTTCCAAAGCGGTCAAAGCATTCCAAGACCTGCTGCAGGCGAATCCGGATGTGAATCTGGTATACGCGCACAACGATGACATGGCGCTCGGAGCGCTGCAGGTACTGGAGCAAGCCAACATGCTGGACAAGGTGAAAATCGTGGGCATCGACGGCCTGTCTGAAGCCGTGAAAGCGATCATCGATGGAAAATACAGCGCAACGGTCTTCAACGATCCGATCAAGCTCGGCTCCATCGTGGTCGATACGGCGCTGAAAGTAGCAAAAGGAGAGCAAGTTCCGGAATACGTGGACGGCGGCACGGGTCTGATCGATGCGTCCAACGCGAAAGATGTCTACAACGAAAAAGACGTGTTTGCACAAATGAAATAG
- a CDS encoding XRE family transcriptional regulator yields the protein MNDIHQFELPIGVIGERIRSKRKEANLTVDEVAEKIGLSQSMVSQLERGKAKPSLDTLWKLSIIFDVSLSYFFEGIKKNSVFLSRREEQEILTMRHPNVQYRVLAPLTGTKLEFFEIIVSPDRGEKIVPLPHQGEEGGIVLHGEIEVTIGDETYLLKQGDSIYFDSTKPHAFRNPGTEPAIAIWTGTPWVPIDES from the coding sequence ATGAATGACATACATCAGTTCGAGCTCCCGATCGGCGTCATCGGAGAGAGAATTCGCTCCAAACGAAAAGAGGCGAATCTGACCGTGGACGAGGTCGCGGAGAAGATCGGTTTGAGCCAGAGCATGGTTTCCCAGCTGGAACGCGGAAAGGCGAAGCCCTCTCTGGATACGCTATGGAAATTAAGCATCATCTTTGACGTGTCTCTTTCCTATTTTTTCGAGGGGATCAAGAAAAACTCCGTATTCCTCTCCAGACGCGAAGAGCAGGAGATTCTCACGATGCGGCACCCGAATGTGCAATATCGGGTCTTGGCTCCTCTGACCGGCACCAAGCTGGAGTTCTTTGAAATCATCGTCAGCCCTGACCGCGGTGAAAAAATCGTGCCCTTGCCTCATCAGGGGGAAGAAGGGGGCATCGTGCTGCACGGAGAAATCGAGGTTACCATTGGCGATGAAACCTACTTGTTGAAGCAAGGGGACAGCATCTACTTTGACAGCACCAAGCCCCATGCATTCCGGAACCCGGGAACGGAGCCCGCCATCGCGATTTGGACGGGGACTCCGTGGGTGCCTATCGATGAAAGCTAA
- a CDS encoding amidohydrolase family protein → MLDIIIYNGTVITMEGEGVGAIPNGAVGIKGNLIEVVGETSEVLKDYKAHRYVDAHRKVVMPGLIDAHIHSGIALLRGLSQDTDNWMEKGLWPFHKVLTHEDRVAGSLVNIIEGLKAGTTTFCDYDDPMREIVKNHAMLGTRARVTEMVNELPDDLSDVKVGELYTFDPAIGQRKLKENIALLEEWHGKENGRITCLLGPQGPDMMSKELLLEVKELANKYDTNIHMHVAQGDREINQMVKRYGKRSIQFLEELNYLDERLMAVHLTEATREETHVLGRSGAAMILCSGSIGIIDGIVPPAAEFLEVSNRLALGSDQAPGNNCNNMFNEMKFTAILNKCKVKDPRVFPSWKVLRMATIDSAKAIGLGHEIGSLRKGKKADVIIVDFDSPNLVPIIQEPIRNIIPNLIYSAKGSEVETVIIDGQFVMENRVVLTVNEKQAVRKAHEAAAELAERAKASFHKMDTPIANMMKDGYL, encoded by the coding sequence ATGCTGGATATCATCATTTACAACGGTACCGTGATCACGATGGAGGGAGAAGGAGTAGGCGCCATTCCAAACGGGGCTGTCGGGATCAAAGGCAATCTCATCGAAGTCGTGGGGGAAACATCGGAAGTGCTGAAGGACTACAAAGCCCATCGCTATGTGGATGCGCACCGGAAAGTCGTCATGCCGGGACTCATCGACGCCCATATCCATTCCGGAATCGCCTTGCTGCGAGGATTGTCGCAGGATACGGACAACTGGATGGAAAAGGGGCTGTGGCCCTTCCATAAAGTGCTGACCCACGAAGATCGGGTCGCGGGCTCGTTGGTCAACATCATCGAAGGGCTGAAAGCGGGAACGACGACCTTCTGCGACTATGACGATCCGATGCGCGAGATTGTGAAAAATCATGCGATGCTCGGGACGAGGGCCAGGGTCACCGAAATGGTAAACGAGCTCCCGGACGACTTGAGCGATGTAAAAGTGGGCGAGCTGTACACCTTTGATCCGGCGATCGGACAGCGAAAGCTGAAGGAAAATATCGCCCTCCTCGAAGAATGGCACGGGAAAGAGAATGGACGCATCACGTGCCTCCTGGGTCCACAGGGGCCGGACATGATGTCGAAGGAGCTCCTGCTGGAAGTCAAAGAACTGGCAAACAAGTACGACACGAACATCCATATGCACGTGGCCCAGGGAGATCGGGAAATCAACCAAATGGTCAAGCGGTACGGGAAGAGGAGCATCCAGTTTCTGGAGGAACTGAATTATTTGGATGAGCGCCTCATGGCCGTGCACCTCACCGAGGCGACGCGGGAGGAGACGCACGTATTGGGCCGTTCGGGCGCTGCGATGATCCTTTGCTCGGGAAGCATCGGGATTATCGATGGCATCGTGCCGCCGGCTGCGGAATTTCTGGAGGTAAGCAATCGGCTGGCGCTCGGATCCGATCAGGCGCCTGGCAACAATTGCAACAACATGTTCAATGAAATGAAGTTCACAGCCATCTTGAACAAGTGCAAGGTGAAGGACCCGCGCGTCTTCCCGTCGTGGAAGGTACTGCGCATGGCTACCATCGATTCCGCAAAAGCGATTGGGCTCGGGCATGAAATCGGTTCTTTGCGAAAAGGGAAAAAAGCAGACGTGATCATCGTCGATTTCGATAGCCCGAACCTGGTACCGATCATCCAGGAACCGATTCGCAACATCATTCCGAACTTGATATATTCCGCGAAAGGCAGCGAGGTCGAGACGGTGATCATTGACGGGCAGTTTGTCATGGAGAATCGCGTCGTGCTGACGGTGAATGAGAAGCAAGCGGTGAGGAAAGCCCACGAAGCTGCGGCAGAGCTGGCCGAGAGAGCGAAAGCTTCCTTCCACAAGATGGACACCCCGATCGCCAACATGATGAAAGACGGATATCTGTAA
- the deoC gene encoding deoxyribose-phosphate aldolase codes for MIASYIDHTLLKPEATEEQVMKLCVEAREYGFASVCINPSFVELAASMLQTSKAKVCTVVGFPLGANTTAIKAEETRQAIRDGAEEIDMVINIGALKSGDAKRVEDDIRAVVEAAEGKLVKVIIETCLLNREEKILACQLSEKAGAHFVKTSTGFSTGGATAEDVALMKEVVGDRLGVKASGGIRDLAAAQRMIDAGATRIGSSNSVVIVNS; via the coding sequence ATGATTGCATCTTACATCGATCACACTCTTCTGAAACCGGAGGCCACAGAAGAGCAGGTGATGAAATTATGTGTGGAAGCTCGCGAGTATGGCTTTGCCTCCGTCTGCATCAATCCTTCCTTTGTGGAGCTGGCAGCCTCCATGCTCCAGACCTCCAAGGCGAAGGTCTGCACGGTCGTCGGCTTTCCGCTTGGGGCCAATACGACGGCAATCAAGGCAGAGGAAACGAGACAGGCTATCCGTGACGGCGCCGAGGAGATCGATATGGTCATCAATATCGGTGCATTAAAGTCAGGCGATGCCAAACGGGTGGAGGATGACATCCGGGCGGTCGTGGAAGCGGCGGAGGGCAAGCTGGTCAAAGTGATTATCGAGACGTGCCTGTTGAACCGGGAAGAAAAGATTTTGGCCTGCCAATTGTCGGAGAAAGCGGGCGCCCACTTTGTCAAAACCTCGACGGGCTTTTCAACAGGGGGAGCGACGGCAGAGGACGTAGCCTTGATGAAGGAAGTAGTGGGAGATCGCTTGGGTGTAAAAGCATCAGGAGGAATCCGGGACCTGGCTGCCGCCCAGCGCATGATCGATGCCGGAGCCACGCGCATCGGTTCGAGCAACAGCGTCGTCATCGTGAACAGTTAA
- a CDS encoding ABC transporter substrate-binding protein: protein MNPTEHYLTILMSPQAKRAKDGTVSITVQELAEILYCTPRNVKMTLRKLIEDGFIEWRAGVGRGNPSQLRFLREMEDVAGEHFLDLLDRGKIKEVMDLLYHKDLPVPLRNKLRGQLDQRFGHRVEQKVTAAVDVLRVKMTRRSASLDPAFVSSSAEAFILRQICNTLVSFDPRSNTYTPALAHDWEYNEDGSRWTFFLRKGVRFHHGRTLTSKDVQYTVERLRDVHSPSRWQYREIERVEIESDHVISFSLRRPNRMFLHFFGSFYTSILPYDVEYSERTMIGTGPFRIAEFTDQAIVLEAHEDYFLNRPLLDRVEWWLMPKDTTDDLYQLPSLGSAPHPIDSPSGEFESVLEGCQFIVFNFRKNGIHHHRAFRQSVRLLFDRLAIIQELKGNRIAPADSFFPEKSKHAPYGRPTLEEAAASLLESGYRGETLKLYYLDRKELRDDARWLQQRCESIGLHISLHPFSLSEYYTTDADQEADLLLINEALEDDTEWGYLRLLQDEASFVHRFFDHVQHAWVEEYLDSMVQLPSRDLRDRIVDRIEQEMRHENWVLFGYHINRVSKHHPALHGIYRDSFGWIDFTKAWIRKGAEGSTDKKSPS, encoded by the coding sequence ATGAACCCCACCGAGCATTACCTGACGATCCTGATGTCACCCCAGGCAAAACGGGCCAAGGACGGAACCGTCTCGATCACGGTCCAGGAGCTGGCGGAAATTCTGTACTGTACGCCGCGCAATGTGAAGATGACCCTTCGCAAGCTGATCGAGGACGGCTTTATCGAATGGCGTGCCGGTGTAGGCCGGGGCAACCCTTCGCAGCTGCGCTTCCTCCGGGAGATGGAGGATGTGGCAGGCGAACACTTTCTGGATCTGCTGGACAGGGGCAAAATCAAAGAGGTCATGGATCTGCTCTATCATAAAGATTTGCCCGTCCCCTTGCGCAACAAGCTGCGCGGGCAGCTCGACCAGCGGTTTGGCCATCGAGTGGAGCAGAAGGTCACTGCTGCCGTCGACGTGCTGCGCGTAAAGATGACCCGCAGATCCGCATCCCTCGATCCCGCTTTTGTATCCAGCTCGGCTGAAGCCTTTATTCTTCGGCAAATCTGCAATACGCTGGTGTCCTTCGATCCCAGGAGCAATACCTACACTCCGGCACTCGCCCATGACTGGGAATACAACGAAGATGGAAGCCGATGGACGTTCTTTTTAAGGAAGGGTGTTCGTTTTCACCACGGGCGAACGCTTACCAGCAAAGATGTGCAGTATACGGTGGAACGACTCCGGGATGTGCATTCTCCATCACGCTGGCAGTACCGGGAGATCGAACGAGTCGAAATCGAGTCTGACCATGTGATCTCCTTTTCCCTGCGTCGGCCCAATCGCATGTTTTTGCACTTTTTCGGTTCGTTCTATACGTCGATCCTCCCCTATGACGTCGAGTATTCGGAAAGAACCATGATCGGTACGGGGCCATTTCGTATCGCCGAGTTCACAGACCAGGCGATTGTCCTGGAAGCGCATGAGGATTACTTCCTGAATAGACCTCTCTTGGATCGGGTCGAGTGGTGGCTGATGCCAAAGGACACCACGGACGATCTGTATCAGCTCCCGAGCCTGGGAAGCGCTCCGCATCCAATCGACTCGCCTAGCGGTGAATTTGAATCGGTACTGGAGGGCTGCCAATTCATCGTTTTCAATTTCAGAAAAAACGGGATTCATCATCATCGAGCTTTTCGCCAGTCCGTCCGGCTGCTATTCGATCGACTCGCGATCATCCAAGAGTTGAAAGGAAATCGGATTGCACCGGCGGACAGCTTTTTCCCCGAGAAAAGCAAGCATGCCCCCTACGGGAGACCCACGCTGGAAGAAGCGGCGGCTTCTCTTCTGGAAAGCGGGTATCGGGGCGAAACGCTGAAGCTGTACTATCTGGACAGGAAGGAATTGCGGGACGACGCCAGGTGGCTGCAGCAGCGATGCGAATCGATCGGGCTGCACATCTCCCTCCATCCCTTCTCTCTGTCCGAATACTATACGACCGATGCGGACCAAGAGGCGGATTTGCTGCTCATTAACGAAGCGCTGGAGGACGATACGGAATGGGGATATCTGCGGCTGCTGCAGGATGAAGCCAGCTTTGTGCACCGATTTTTCGATCATGTGCAGCATGCTTGGGTGGAGGAATACCTGGACAGCATGGTTCAGCTGCCATCTCGGGATCTGCGTGATCGGATCGTGGACCGAATCGAACAGGAGATGCGCCACGAGAATTGGGTATTATTCGGTTACCACATCAACCGGGTATCGAAGCATCATCCTGCGCTTCATGGTATTTACCGCGACTCCTTTGGGTGGATTGATTTCACGAAGGCATGGATTCGAAAAGGGGCGGAGGGGAGCACAGATAAAAAATCCCCTTCCTAG